A stretch of DNA from Coccidioides posadasii str. Silveira chromosome 4, complete sequence:
CATTCCACTGCTTGCTGAGACTGCGGAGGAGCTGCGTGGGATACCATTAAGAAGAGGCTGTTGGTTCGAAttttgctgttgctgctgcgcAACCCGTTGAGCCAAAGCAGCCTATCAGCGAGTTAGTTCCAGGGGCTTCTGCACAAGAAATATGACATATCCGTACCCGCTGATGAGCAAGAATTTGCTGCCGATATTGCTCTTGCTTTTCTTGGTATTTAAGCTCTCGCTCAAACTTCATTCGGCTAAACTCTGCTGGTGTAGAAATGGGAGGCCGCGGTTGATTTGATTCGTTGGCTTTCCGCAAGGACGCAAGATGTGCACCTAGAAGTCCTGTGTTAGCTCACATCATGACAATGGATTTGAGTGATACGCACCATGTTGCTGCTTTTGAAGCGCAGCCTCTCGTTTCTGAGTAAGTTTTCTCATACCAGCAAGAAGGGTTAGATGTCGCGAGGATCGCTTTCGCTCCACTCTCATAGGTTGAGTTGTTCGCCTGCGAATAAATGCCTGGGGTGTTGGGTTGTTATTGCCattctgctgctgctgctgctgctgttgttgttgagCAGCCTGTTGCTGAGCCAGAACAGTTCTCTGTGCAGCTTCCAGTCTTGCGGTGTACGCTCGGAAATAAGGAGTCTTTGCCATATCGGCAGGAAGTCCTTCAAAGCCAATCCATCTCTCGAAGCATTCCCAGGGAGTTCGTCTTTCGGCTCCAGAAGAAAATTTTGAATGTGAACCCATGCAGCTTGAGATGAGTGACCAATTGTACGAATATTCTCGAACAAGCCTACGTAATTCGTCGTCCTCGGCGCATGTCCACTGAGAGGATTGTCGAGACTCGTAAAAGCCGACCGACGGCATTGGGTATTCTGTCGGTGGACGGAAACAGTGGCTCGGATGGACACGATCGCGAATAGGCTTATTTTCGGGCTGGAAAAGTGCCACATCATTTTTCTCTGGCGTCATGTCAACAGAATTGTCCGGGCCATCTTCGTCGTCAGACGCATCATAGTCATATCTGCTCTTTTTTCGCGGCGGGCCTTCCCCGGTAAAACGGATTTTGCCATCGATCCACTTGGATACAGGGGCTATTTCCTTTTTCCATACTGCGTCTGGCGATTCTTCGAAGGAGGGTTTGTTTGTTCCAGGAAGAATCCTAGCGGGCGTATAAAGGGGAAGTTCATCAAGAATCTTTTCCGCTGCCACCGTCTTTTCCATGCGGAAGGTAAACTCGTCAGAGGGAAGTGAAAATACTGCAGCCGGGACGACGCCATAGTCCAAGTCAGGTTGAAACTCGTCGTTGAACCCATCACTCACGGAGTCATCATCGGCACACGGTATAAGATCCGGTGTAGGATGCTCTTCTGCTGGGGGCGCTGCTTTCGACGCGATTTCGGTGTCTGTTGGTTGTGGTCGCACTTTAATCCGCAGTGTCGTACGGTCTTCCTCACTGCTCGCAACGTACTCTGCGCACCAATCGGCACAATTCTTTGCGGCGGCGATCTTCCacttcctttcttctctgaAGTCCATCCGCATCCATTTCACATGGTCAAGAAATATGTCCCAATGGGCTGCCGAGCGGGGCGGCTCCGGAGAACGCTGCAGCTGTCGAAGAGGCCACCTACCTGAATGCTGAAGTTGGTACAGACGTTTTAGCGTTCGGGTATTCGCCTGCTCTGCATAATCTGTCATGTGATTCGCAGTACTTAGGGTCTTGTGCGCGGTCGCGATAAGTGTGGAAAGATGCATGCCCCTTGGAGGGAAGTAAGCCTtaacaagaaaaaggagataGAGGTAGTCATCCTGGTCATTAGCGCTGGGCGCATCAGTTTGGCTAGATAAGGTGAGCAGTTTCTGTTTCTCCGGGGATGCCGGTTTTGGGAACACAACCGTCGAGAGCTTGCTTCGTCCCTTTCGATCCCGCCTCTCCTTCATCTGTAGCTGAGACTCCGTGGTAGATACCTGTGATCGTGGAGATGCGGTCCTCTCACGGGACAGTTTATCACTGGGTGATCTATCCGTAGGAGAGGCTGGAGATCGCGGCGTTTCTCCCAGGATCTCGGAAACCGATTTGTGTCGGATCGCACCCGACGATACTCTAGTTGTCATACGCTCAGGTCGGGAAATTGGTTCTGGAGCGCTAGTGACCGAGGGCGATTTCTTCAGCGTCTCGGAAGCAGTAGAAAGGGCAGGCTCGATCAACTCCGAGACAGCTCTCTGTGCAACGGGAGTCTCAGACGGAGTGAGCACGGCAGCATTTTCACCTGCTTGGTTTGAGACGGTGTTCGAAGCAGCACCAATCGGCGATACGTTCGTCGAGAGCTCCTCTTGGCGGACCTCGTCGTGGCGTGGTTTTGGCGTAATAGAAGCATTGGACATGGCAGCTTCAAACTTCAATTGCTCATCTGGTGTGGAAGGAACCTTGCTGGTGATGGCTACCTCGTATCCTGATGTCTGCGACAAGGGTTCTTCGCGAAATTTAGCGGTTGCTTCTTGGTACGTGATAGACTCTTCCGTCGAGGTTGAGGCGGGGGATCTATCTGTCGCAGAAGTATGGACAGAAGACTGACCCGTGGAGACTGGGGACGAGGGTGCAGCATCTTGAGGGAGAGCGATAGACGTTGAGCGCGGCTTTTGCGCTTCTGATATAGCGGTCTGCGTGGGAGGTGTCTGGTTGTCTTCAGGAGAGGCGTTGGCGGAGTCGGAAGGAGCCTGCTTTTGGGATGAAAGTGGGGAGGGATAGAACTGAGGAGGTTGAGGAGGCGAGGCGGCGGATTCCTGTAACGTGCCTGAATGCACACCATCCGGCTTTGGTGGCCGACCTAGCGACTGCAAGGAGGAAACACCTGGTTGAAGCTTGGATGTGGTGATAGCCTGTGCAAGGTCGACGCGAGGGTAAGCAGCAACAAATTCCTTGCCTGGTTTATCCGGCGTGTCAGGTCCATTTACACCCGATGGCGCGCCTTCAACCGGAGAGAGGTTGCGGTTTTCGCTTTGACCATCGGGGCCATGTTGCTTGGGCGCGTGGCGGACGGTGTGGTCGCTCGGTACTTCTGCATGGGCAGTCGCGACATTAGGCCGCAGCGGAAGCGTGCTTTGGTCATAGAATCGCCCTCTAACCACCCGAGTTAGTAAAAGGGCACGCGTTAAAGCAAGATCAAATGAATGGCAATTGGGTGTAGTGATTGACAGCACATACTTTGTTATCTCATTCGCGTCGAGAAAGGCAGCCTCCTGGCGTCGATACTGCTCGCTCTGGAGAGAGATCTTGGTACCAAGACAGGCGACGGTCGCAAAGTACAGTTCGCTCAGTTTGCGCTTCCGCGACTGCACGCAACGCCTAAAAATTTCAGGGAGCGATTAGTTTTACTCAAAAAGGCACGGAGAGAAAGACTATGTGAACTGGGAGAATTAAAACGCACTCGATCTCATCGTTCTTGGCCTTGAGCAGCTCGTCGCGGAGCATCGAGTCAATCTCGGCCAAACCACATCCGATTTACacggaaaaaaaattaagaaCAATTATTCTGAGGACATTTAACCCAGAAAAATCGCTCAGAATTGATGGAAAAGAAGTGGTTGTGGTGTAATTTGATGAAAAGTGTGGAAAGGAGTCACAAATTTTTTGGGGTGGAATAATTCTAGGCAAATCAGGCGATGACTTTTGATCTTTTGGGGGAGGGTGAAAAGCGCCGTAGGGGGGGGGGCCTGTGGCTGATACATCCAACTTAGTCTGTGCAGTGGTGGTCTCAGCGAGGGCAGAACCAAGCGTTGCAGGACGGGATTGCGTGCTGTGCGAGCCAGAGAAGCGTGCGGTGCCCAGTCCTTGGTTCACAGCCCAGCCATAAAAGATTGTACGGCGTAAAGTCTTGTGTTGGAGCCCGCGTCCTCCGTGCTCCGTGCTCCGTCCTCCGTACTGTGCCGCCTGGTTTCCGCAGGGAGTGACACGGTTGGGGGGCGAAACAACGAGTTCGCGGGACAAGCGCGCCGGATCTTTATTCATCCGATACCCGGCATCCACGCTCCCAAAATTTTCTAGGTAAAAGCTTCCCCGTGTGTACAGCTCCAGGATGGATTGGTCCTTTTTGATTAAACAGAGCCCAATTTTGCTATCCAAATGGCGAAACGAAAGAGGGAAGAGGCTACGGCCCGAGAGGATGCAGAACCCCGGAAATCCCAAAAACAAACAGCTGAGGCACTAGCTCCTGCATCGAGAGATGAGATCACAATCCAGATCGTGACAGGCTCATACGAACGGGTTCTCCATGGCATTGCGGCGACAATCCCTCAGAGCTCCCTGCACACCACAACCGAGAAGGAGGGGGGAGTTCAATTCGTTGATACCTTTCTCTTCCATGCACATGCCTCAGCAATCCGCTGCCTTGCTCTCAGTCCCATCGCCGACGATTCCTCCCTGGCGCAAAACGTAATACTCGCCAGCGGTGGGACTGATGAACGTATCAACCTATACACCCTCTCCGCCACCACTACACCGACAAACGATAGCTTCCCTTCCGTCCCGACCCTTGCGGGAAACAAAATCCTTGAAAACCCGAAGAATCGCGAACTGGGGTCGCTGCTTCATCATTCGTCCAGCATCTCCGCGCTGTATTTCCCCACAAGGTCCAAATTGCTAGCTTCGGCCGAGGATAATACGATATCTGTGACAAAAACGAGGGACTTGTCGGTTGTATCTACGATCAAGGCGCCGCGACCAAAAGCTGTGGGGCGGCCGAGTGGTGACACCGCCCCAGCAGGTGCAGCTCCCGCGGGGATCAATGACTTTGCGGTACACCCCAGTATGAAGCTTATGTTGAGTGTTGGGAAGGGTGAAAAGTGCATGAGGCTCTGGAACCTAGTGACTGGCAAGAAAGCTGGCGTTTTGAACTTTGGACGAGATGTATTAGAGACTGTCAAGGAAGGCAAATGGAGCAATGGAGAGGGGAAGAAGATTGTGTGGGACTCTGCTGGCCAGGAGTTTGCTGTGGCATTCGATCGCGGTGTGGTTGTGTTCGGCATTGTAAGTTGTTTTTATTTTCGCTCAACATGAGACCGGATACTAAGACACACGATTCTAGGACTCCGTGGCAAAATGTTACATCCTACCGTCTCCTCTGACAAAGGTCCATCAGATTAAATACGTACAAAcgggtgatgatgatgcagagGAGTCCAGCACCCGCGAGCTTCTCGCCGTATCCACAGAGGACGGTCGAATTTTGTTCTACTCTACCGATGGCGGTTTATTGGAGCAAGGTGAAAGATCGAACGGCAAGTCTTCAATTGCTGCTGCGCAGTTGAGGTGCCAGTTGggcggaaaagaaaaaggtcaATCTTCGAGAATAAAGGATTTCGAATTCTTACAGACGAAATCCGCCTTGGGGCATCCACGGACTCTCATCATCGTCACCGCTGGAAGTGACGGGATGGTGAAGCTCTGGGTCCTGGATCCGAAGGAGTTATGTAGCAAGGAGAAATCTCGAGGGGCGGAGggcaaaaggaaaaagaaggaaaagcaAGCCAGCCGAGAAGGACACGGGCCGGTGGATGTTGGGCGATTGTTGGGAACGTATGAAACCGGAAACAGAATTACATGTCTGAAAGCATTCGTGCTGGCGAAAGCGGAAGGGGACGAGGAGTTGTATGATGAGTTTAGCGGACTGTCGGGCGATGAAGAGGCTGACGAGTCCGAGTCAAGTGGTGAAGAAAGCGAAAGCTGAGCAATGACGAAAGGGAATGATAATATAAAATATTTTCGTCTTATCAATTCCCGACCGGTAACTGGATCCAGTTCCTCCCGCACCGTTGGTAGCTCGCATTGTAAAAAAGACCAGTTACTGTAAGGGAGTTACCGTCGAGAGTCAATTCCAACCTTACCTAATTCACATTTCGGGCCGCGGAGAAACAGCCTCCAAATGGTATAGTCAACCCGAGCGGAGAAACAGTCCCCGGGGGCCGGCGGCTTATGTAACTAAAGCGGGTTTTGGAGCTGGAGGCGTTCGCCGTGTCCCAAGTCGCGCTGTCTTTGTTCAAACCACCTGGCATCATCGTCACCGTTCGGGGCCGGGCTGAAGAGGACGAACGGCAAGTTCTGTGCAAGCACTGCGAAAAGTCGATTTGCGCTGCAGCCATGTATATCCTTCAGGTATGTTCAAATTTGCCAATTAGTTCACGCTGTATCTCCCGCTGATCTGCTTGGTGTAGCAACTTGCCCGGCTGCTTGATCAGCCTTTCTTCCCATGGAAAAAGATAATTGTCGGGTTTTCGCTTGGgcaatatcttcttgaggGATTTCTATCCCTTCGCCAATACAGGATTTTGCAACAGAAGAAACCGCCCAAGGTTCTCGAAGGCGAGGTTTCGCAAGAGGTATTCGATAAGAGTCAGGTTCGTCTTGAGAGTTTCCTCGCCATTTACTATTGCCTTCCCCCCTATTTTCGCAATAGAACTATACCATACTAATCTTAGGTCAGGCATATGGTCGAGCAAAGGCCAAATTCGGTTTCGTCTCCGGGCTTTATAGTCAAATTCAGAATCTCGCTTTCATTTACTACGATGCACTCCCGAAACTCTGGGCTGTCACTGGTCTCTGGCTGACACGGTATCTTCCTGAACGGTTTCAAGGCGAAATAACTCATACGCTAGTCTTTGTCTTCACGTTCAACCTCATCACAACATTACTCTCTATCCCCGTCTCGTACTATAGCACTTTTGTTCTCGAGGAAAAATTCGGATTCAACAAACAGACAGTCAAACTATGGGTTTCGGATATGCTCAAGGGACAAATGCTCGGTGTTGTTCTTGGTGCTCCGATCATCAGCGCCATTCTGAAAATCGTCCAAAAAACAGGCACTAGTTTCTTCTATTACCTCTGGTTGTTTGGCATGTTCGTTCAGCTCTTCGCCATTACCATCTACCCAATTGCTATCCTACCCCTATTCAACAAGCTCTCTCCTTTGGAACCTGGCACTCTGAAGACTGGCGTGGAAGCTCTCGCACAAAAACTGCAGTTCCCACTCAAGGAGCTCTACGTTATCGACGGAAGCAAAAGAAGCGCTCACAGCAACGCATATTTCTATGGACTACCCTGGAAGAAGCACATCGTCATCTATGACACCTTGATTGAGAAGAGCGAACCTGAGGAGGTTGTGGCTGTCCTGAGTCATGAACTTGGACACTGGAGTTTGAGCCATACGACCAAGCTATTCGGAATCGCCCAGGTATGTATATACAATGCAAATGCACCCTAATGTTCTCGCTAACAGGTCTCAGTTCCACATGTTCTATATTTTCGCCTTGTTTTCCGCCTTCATCAGCAACAAATCTCTGTATAACTCGTTTGGTTTCCACGATGAATACCCAATCATGATCGGTTTCCTCTTGTTCTCGGATGCGTTGGCACCAATGGACGCAATTGTCAAGCTATTGATGAATATTCTCAGCCGAAAGTTCGAGTTCGAGGCTGGTACGTCTTCCTAGTTGCCGTTCAAATTCGGCTGTCGAGgctaattttcttttttgcagACGCGTTTGCGGTCAAGCTTGGCTACTCAGCCGAACTGGCCAGGTCGCTTCTGAAgctccaaattcaaaatcTCTCGACTATGGATGCAGACTGGATGTATGCCAGCTATCATTATTCGCATCCTATTCTACCCGAGAGACTTGGTGCTCTTGGCTGGAAGGGAGGAAAGGTTACTGCCAAAAGTGAAGACTCGGAGAAGCCTGTCAAGGCAGCGGATCGGGAGCTATAAGAAACACTCGTTATCAAACTTCGTTCCCGCTACCTCTTGGGGACCGATTTTCCATATTTTTGGTTTTGGATTTCCGGACGGGATACTTACCAATAACAGCTGGCTTTGCGGCGTCGTGGTGCTTGTCATGGATCAGCgtagaatttttttttttcttagcTCGCAGCAGAAGCCCTGGCTCTTTGCTCCGCCTTtctcctttccttcttctttcgTTTGCGCTCTTCCTTATCGATAGTAGCCTCTTTCACCGCTATGTCATAATCCTCGACGCCCACATTTTCTTCAGTGACCGTAGGCCCAAcagtttcttcttcatctccatCACCTCCATCCACCAAGTCAAGCTGCTCCCTCTCGAAACTCTCCAGATCCTGCCACCCGTCAACCCGCTTCTCACCAGCAGGcgctttctttccttttggTTTGCCTCCCCATTCCTCCCCGTCCGTAAAATTCTTCGCTCCCTGATCGCCCTGCTGCAACTGTTGCTCCAAAACAATGTCTCTCCCCAAAACCTCACCCCCGAGTCCGGCGCAGACGCGTTTTAAGCTGTGAATCACAAGGTTGGGTGCTGAGCCGGTGTTTGCAGAGACAGGACCGTGTGCAGATAGAGTACTGTCTGGTTGGTAGGATGGGTCGGTCGCTGCGCGGTCGAGATATGCGGACAGGAAGGCATGAGCATCGGAGGGGCTGATGCGGCGTGTGGAGTTTATGTGGGTTGGCGGGAGAGGATTGGGATTAGCTTGGAATACCATTGTCACTTAATCAGGAGAAATCGATGTCCAATTGGTATCTCGTTGCCGCATCCGAGTTGTTCGTCGGTCAAGTGTGCTGGGGAGAGAAAAAATATCCCGGAGAAATTAGTGGAGGTGGTCCGTGCGCTGCGAATCTTGGTAGTCTCTTTTTCAACCGCCCGACCTCTGGCGCAAGAGTCACTGGAATTTGATACTGATATCTGCTTAGCCACGGAATCTCAGTCTAAATTCAGAGAAGAAGTCGACTGATTCCAGGTCAATACGAGAATCCACGGAGTGAGAACGAGTCTTGAAAATGATGTGCCTCCGTGGCAGCAGGACAGTGTCCTTCAGCCTCAGTCCTACCAGACGAATTGTGGACCGGATTTCTCGAACAGCTTTATCGTAAGGCCTCTGTCCCCTCTGCAAGCTGAACTATCACGTTTAACTAAGGATTCATTAGACAAACCGTACCCCGATCACCATTCCAACCAGCACGGTCCCTATCCTTCGCCACCTCATCAACCTTCCGCTCACTCTTCCCTCCTACGCGCACGACGACACAATCCCCGCTCTCTACTACATTCTCATCACTCCTGCTCTCCACTCCAGGAAGCGCTTCCCGCCAGTTCTCCACCACTGCCGCTCTGGGAGCAAAACGAAACACATACAATCCGTCTCGGAGAGTTCAAAAACGTCGACACGGGTTCCTAGCGAGATTGCGGTGTAGAGGCGGGCGAAATGTCCTATCGAGGAGAAGGTTCAAAGGACGGAAATATCTAACTTGGTAAATTGGATGTATGTGCCGCGGCTGATCTTGTGGGTTTTATCAGGGATGGTAGAGGAGGATTGCCTTAAAACCTGATGCGGAGCGTGTCGCCTCATTTGTGTGCACTATGTACGATTTTACTCGAGTCCCAGTTGGGTGGAATCGCGGCAGGCATTGATTGGGAAAAAGCACGCCCGTCTTCACATTGCCATGGTGAGATCCATATCCTCTTCGCCGGGATTCCACCGGGCACGCTCGTCGTACCGTTTGGTTGTTTTATTACTGTATCAGTAGCTATGGACTCGCGTGCAAGATGTGTATGTACTATAGATGTCAAAACTACTTTTATCAATCATCATCACATTGCATTTCAAGAGCCTAATACGTAGCTACCATGAGCCCACCCCGGGCAAACTTTATCTATGCCGTAAATAAGCCGCAGGAAGAGAAGACgggataaaaaaaaaaaaaaggaaaagaaagaaagccACCTGAACACGGACAACGGCAACAAGAATCATAGAAActggaaatgaaaagaaaaaagcaacGGGCATTTTCGTCATCCTGATAGAAATTGGTGAGATAAAAAATCCAGGGTAGAAAGCTAAGCGTGCAATAAATTTTCGGACCGCATGTTCCCATGATTATGATACTTTTTTTTGATGGCCTAAAACAAAAATGGGTTTCTGACATCTAAACACACATCTCTGCCACACCGATCAAATGTGCTCATATTTGCCCTCTTGTTTATACGAAAGGGCTAACGGGAGAACGTGTTAATTTACTCGAGAATAGGTTCAAGGGTATTTCCTCTGTTACGGTAGTTAGCATATGATTAAAGACAAGCACGCAGACGCTACTTACGCGACAATATTTGCCCATCCGATCAAACGCCAATGCTTGTCAATTCTTCGACTAAGGGCAATCTTTTCGCCAATTTCCGTACAAGCGGGACTGGTCAAGCTCAATTTCGCAGCGTCTGCCTTCACACCCATGACCTTAGCACCAGTAGCAGTAGAGCCGATGTTTACCATGAGAACTTCGTTCTTCGACAGTTTAGCAACCTTGGCTTGCTTGCCATCTGCAGTCTTGACACCAAGTAACCGACGTAGGAGGAAGTAATTAACTTCGAGTTCGCTGTAGATAGCAGGAAGTTTACCACGGTGACCAAGAACGAAACCAAGAAGACGATCGGCACGGCAGAGAGTGGGGTCGACTTTTGTTCCGACACCAATAAGACCACCAGGAACGGCGAATTTGAGATCGTTCTGTTCGGCGAGAAGAGATATAACACGGCTGAAAATTGGGCGACATTTGAGCTTGCCTTGCTCATCTCTTGTGACGATACCGGGCCGGATCTCGATTTCATCGTTGAGCTTCAATACACCGGTCAAAATGGAACCACCGGCAACACCACCCTTCAAGTCCTCGATTTCACATCCGGGCTTGTTGACGTCGAAGGAACGGATGATAATCATGTGAGGAGATGCGGTGAAATCACGCATGGGGACGGGGATGTGTGTGCAGAGATACTCGTTGACAGCGTCAATGTTGTACTTCAACTGTGCCGAGATAGGAATTATGGGAGATCCGTCTGCAACTGTGCCGCGAATGAATTTCAATATCGACTGGTAATGCTGGAGAGCGCCTTCTTCCCTCATAAGGTCGACCTTATTTTGCAGAATGATAATGTGGTTAAGCTTCATAATCTCAATGGCAGCCAAATGTTCAGATGTCTGTGGCTGGGGGCAGGTTTCATTTCCGGCGATCAGAAGTAACGCTGCATCCATGACAGCGGCACCTGAAAGCATAGTACTCATGAGAATATCGTGGCCGGGACAGTCGACGAAACTGGAGAGGCGTTAGCAACGCAGGGGTCGCAATGTAGAACGACGGGATCCTTACGAAACATGTCTCTGTAAACGGTATGTGCCTGAGCAGCCATCCCTCTCACACGGCGGATCGACTTCCTTTTCGCTCTTAAAACTCCTGTAGCACCCCGGGCGCGGACAGTCGGGATTATCACACTTGTAAATCTTCGCATTCGCATAACCCAACTTGATTGTAATGTTTCTCTCCTGCTCATTCTTAAATCGAACAGTCTGCACCCCAGAAATGGCCTTCACCACCGTCGACTTTCCGTGAGCGACGTGCCCAATCGTGCCGATATTGATTGTTGCTTGTCGCGCAATGATCTCGGGTGATAAGGGAGTGAGCTTGGATAGGTCCAAGGTGTCTGGGTCAGGCTGCTCTGGGAGTTCTGGCTTCTTCTCTGCGGATGTTGGGGGAGCGGATGAGGGCTTTTTTAATGCAGACTTGAGTGGTTTAGTCTCTTGATCTTCGAGGTCGTCTTCGTGTTGGTCAAAATCCTGCTCAACTCCGTTCCGGTCAGCGGCACCAAGCACAGGTGAGCCCGGCTGGGATTCGTCCTCAGAATAATCACTCATTGGCGCCATGATTGCGGGAGATCTAGAGTAGGTCGCAAGCTGTGTGTCAGGGCAGCCCGGGAGGTAGGGTGTTGGTTGCGTGAAAAGGTGGTTTTGGGGATGTTGGTTGAGGTCTGTGAATGGCAAAAAAGTGACTGGATTTAGTGGGGCTCAGCTTGCCTGCGACTTTTTGCTGCTAAACCGAAAACAGAATCTCGACGAAGCGACTcgctctacggagtacagagcaCCAGCTCCATATGCAGTATTCATCTTATGATAATATGCACACCACATCGCTGGCTTTCTTCTCGTGATTTGTTTGCTAGCTAACTAATTTATGCATTTGTTCCTTCTATCTTCACGTCATCCATAGTCTCGATGCGCCTATTCCTCGTCTTCTTCACTTCCAGTGTCACTGTCTAAACCACCATCCTCATCGTCCTCGTCCTCGTCCTCGTCCTCTTCATCGTCGTCCAGCTGTAGTCCATAGTCATCTTCGAAATATTTTAGAGGCTGCACTTCCGGTTTAAACCCTAGAGATTCAAATCCGGTTTTAATTCTCTGGTGTGCATGTTAGCATACGGTGCTCATTGCGCCAGAAAGGGAGTAAGTTACCTCTTCAAGTACAGGAGCACATGTTACCACAATATCTGAGCTACCAGGGGTAAAAACTGGGAAGACCATCTCTCGGAGTGATTCCTTCAGTTGGTCAATGGTGACAGCCCGTACTTTCTTCAAAAGAGCTTCCTTATAATCTGGAGGAAGGTTCCGAATTACCTGTCGGATGTAGCTCTCCTGTGCTGAAAGAATATATGTGGCTTGCTCGTTCGCGAAGCCGGCCACAATGGTGCTGATGGCACCTTCAAGTGACATCATGGGATCCAACGCTGCGACTCCAGATAAATGATCATCCACGATTTTCTTTGCTGCCTCAAATGCCTTGAAACCGTTGGGTGAGCGATAAATGTTGAAGTGGATAAGGCCAGTTTCAACATTATGCCTAAAGCTCGCCCCGTAGGCTAGACCAGTGCCTCGCACGGCCACCCATAAGGGGCCCTCCACCGCATTCATGTAAGCAATAGCGACCATAAGTGCCGGCAGTTTAGGGTGATCGTAGCAATTCAACCCTTTGGCACTTGCATTCACGTGAGATGTATCGATAGTTGGCATCGGTACTATGTATGTAAGTTGTCCAGGTGCTTTTCCAGCGTCGCTAAGCCGTTCACTTTGTTTAACGAGAGGCAGCAGCGGCTTTGACATATCAAGACCTTCAATGTATGGTTTCCAAGATGAAACTGGATTTGGGAGTCTTTCCAGATCACCAATGACAAGGATTTGCAGATTTTCGGGCTGGAATAGGGCTTTCCTGATCAATTCCATCCGCTGCACAACGCTCTCTGGATCCTTTGCAAGAAGTTTGCTGATGCGCTTCAAGTACTTAGCTCTCACCAATGTTGACCTCGCCCGAACAATAGACTCTGGAGCGTATTGGACCATATAACGAACGCCGCCGACCATGCCACTTCCACTTCGCTTTGCATCTGGAACATCCGAGAATAATCTAGTCGTAACAGCAATGAGACGTTCGGGATCAAAAATCGAATTCCATGTTAGCTCCTTCAGATATGAGATAGCAGTCTCATATTTCTCCAACTCAATCTGAAATGTTATTGCCAGCATCTCAGAATTTCCAGGGCTGCCGTCCATGGTATATCCGACGGTATCTCTTTCGAGGTCAACTATCACCTGCTCAAACGAGACACGCTCACCATT
This window harbors:
- a CDS encoding uncharacterized protein (EggNog:ENOG410PFIX~COG:O~TransMembrane:7 (o20-38i90-111o123-148i169-189o195-222i310-329o344-364i)~MEROPS:MER0002635~BUSCO:5949at33183), which produces MYILQQLARLLDQPFFPWKKIIVGFSLGQYLLEGFLSLRQYRILQQKKPPKVLEGEVSQEVFDKSQAYGRAKAKFGFVSGLYSQIQNLAFIYYDALPKLWAVTGLWLTRYLPERFQGEITHTLVFVFTFNLITTLLSIPVSYYSTFVLEEKFGFNKQTVKLWVSDMLKGQMLGVVLGAPIISAILKIVQKTGTSFFYYLWLFGMFVQLFAITIYPIAILPLFNKLSPLEPGTLKTGVEALAQKLQFPLKELYVIDGSKRSAHSNAYFYGLPWKKHIVIYDTLIEKSEPEEVVAVLSHELGHWSLSHTTKLFGIAQFHMFYIFALFSAFISNKSLYNSFGFHDEYPIMIGFLLFSDALAPMDAIVKLLMNILSRKFEFEADAFAVKLGYSAELARSLLKLQIQNLSTMDADWMYASYHYSHPILPERLGALGWKGGKVTAKSEDSEKPVKAADREL
- a CDS encoding uncharacterized protein (EggNog:ENOG410PU3A~COG:S~BUSCO:14761at33183), with protein sequence MVFQANPNPLPPTHINSTRRISPSDAHAFLSAYLDRAATDPSYQPDSTLSAHGPVSANTGSAPNLVIHSLKRVCAGLGGEVLGRDIVLEQQLQQGDQGAKNFTDGEEWGGKPKGKKAPAGEKRVDGWQDLESFEREQLDLVDGGDGDEEETVGPTVTEENVGVEDYDIAVKEATIDKEERKRKKKERRKAEQRARASAAS
- the GCD11 gene encoding eukaryotic translation initiation factor 2 subunit gamma (BUSCO:160995at4751~EggNog:ENOG410PFEJ~COG:J~BUSCO:5047at33183), producing the protein MAPMSDYSEDESQPGSPVLGAADRNGVEQDFDQHEDDLEDQETKPLKSALKKPSSAPPTSAEKKPELPEQPDPDTLDLSKLTPLSPEIIARQATINIGTIGHVAHGKSTVVKAISGVQTVRFKNEQERNITIKLGYANAKIYKCDNPDCPRPGCYRSFKSEKEVDPPCERDGCSGTYRLQRHVSFVDCPGHDILMSTMLSGAAVMDAALLLIAGNETCPQPQTSEHLAAIEIMKLNHIIILQNKVDLMREEGALQHYQSILKFIRGTVADGSPIIPISAQLKYNIDAVNEYLCTHIPVPMRDFTASPHMIIIRSFDVNKPGCEIEDLKGGVAGGSILTGVLKLNDEIEIRPGIVTRDEQGKLKCRPIFSRVISLLAEQNDLKFAVPGGLIGVGTKVDPTLCRADRLLGFVLGHRGKLPAIYSELEVNYFLLRRLLGVKTADGKQAKVAKLSKNEVLMVNIGSTATGAKVMGVKADAAKLSLTSPACTEIGEKIALSRRIDKHWRLIGWANIVAGNTLEPILE